The proteins below are encoded in one region of Pelotomaculum schinkii:
- the sucD gene encoding succinate--CoA ligase subunit alpha — MAIIIDENTNVLVMGMTGRQGTFHTKQMLDYGTKIVAGTSPGKGGAIVEGIPAYNSVREACANHKIDASVIFVPAAGTKDAALESIEAGIGVVVVVTEGVPVHDEIEMVAYAKRRGTIVLGPNTFGIVSSGKCKMGIPPNKYFVEGPVGVVARSGTLTYEIVGNLTANGLGQTTVVGMGGDRVVGTTFIDVLKMFEKDPLTKAVVLIGEIGGNAEETAAEYIKTMTKPVVGYIAGKSAPPGKRMGHAGAIIERGKGTYQGKIEALTAAGAKVATLPFEVPGLIKESLGIK, encoded by the coding sequence TTGGCCATTATCATTGATGAAAATACGAATGTACTAGTCATGGGAATGACCGGCAGGCAAGGTACCTTTCACACCAAGCAAATGCTTGACTATGGCACCAAAATTGTAGCCGGCACCAGCCCTGGGAAAGGCGGAGCTATTGTTGAAGGGATACCGGCATACAACAGCGTCCGTGAAGCCTGTGCAAACCACAAAATTGACGCTTCAGTGATATTTGTTCCCGCTGCTGGAACAAAAGACGCCGCTCTTGAATCCATTGAGGCCGGCATTGGCGTAGTTGTGGTTGTCACCGAAGGAGTTCCGGTACATGATGAGATTGAGATGGTTGCCTATGCCAAGCGCAGAGGGACCATCGTTCTAGGCCCGAATACTTTCGGGATCGTGTCTTCCGGCAAATGTAAAATGGGTATTCCCCCCAACAAATACTTTGTGGAAGGTCCTGTCGGCGTAGTAGCCCGCTCCGGGACCTTGACCTATGAGATCGTAGGCAACCTTACCGCTAACGGGCTTGGCCAGACCACCGTTGTAGGCATGGGCGGTGACCGTGTGGTAGGAACAACCTTCATCGATGTTTTGAAAATGTTTGAAAAAGACCCGCTCACCAAAGCAGTCGTACTGATTGGTGAAATCGGCGGCAACGCGGAGGAAACAGCTGCTGAATATATCAAAACGATGACCAAACCGGTGGTTGGCTACATCGCAGGCAAGAGCGCACCTCCCGGCAAACGGATGGGACATGCCGGCGCCATTATTGAGCGGGGCAAAGGAACGTACCAGGGCAAGATAGAGGCTCTTACAGCTGCCGGAGCCAAAGTGGCAACCCTTCCTTTTGAAGTGCCTGGATTAATCAAAGAGTCTCTTGGAATAAAATAG
- a CDS encoding dihydroorotate dehydrogenase: protein MKPDLSVEVCGVKFKNPIVVASATPSKDAAYMKKCADAGAGGIIAKTVTYEPKLHKYVSPRFTVLQKRGWPHSFSNYSCEFLANYTPEEWYEEMKAAAKYCHEHNVVLVGSISGGSLEEWAKLAADMESTGVDMLELNFGCPHPRDLGYKSGQELGSDPEAAAEVVETVVNAVKIPVFVKLTAEAVDPLIVARKVQAKGASGLTVINRFPALEIDMETGRPILHSTFAGVNGPWMRPIMLKWVAKIAREIDIPISATNGIWEWQDVVKSIMVGASTVQTCTALMYSPRGYKKIGDFVQGLEKFMDAKGYRTIAEMRGITLGKILTWDKVDRETKAVSIVDKERCTGCKMCQNWCFYGAISYEGENGKVKANISDRCDGCGLCASLCPRDAIHMEGPVPVFLGDFS, encoded by the coding sequence ATGAAGCCGGATTTAAGTGTGGAAGTGTGTGGTGTAAAGTTCAAGAACCCTATTGTAGTTGCGTCTGCCACCCCGTCGAAAGACGCAGCTTACATGAAAAAATGCGCTGATGCGGGGGCTGGCGGGATCATAGCCAAAACCGTTACCTATGAACCAAAGTTGCATAAGTATGTTTCCCCCAGGTTTACAGTGCTCCAAAAACGCGGGTGGCCGCACTCATTCTCAAATTATTCATGTGAATTTTTAGCTAACTATACCCCGGAGGAATGGTATGAAGAAATGAAAGCAGCAGCCAAATACTGCCACGAACACAACGTTGTCCTGGTAGGCAGTATTTCGGGGGGGTCGTTGGAAGAATGGGCAAAGCTTGCTGCTGATATGGAAAGCACAGGGGTTGATATGCTTGAACTCAATTTTGGGTGCCCTCACCCGCGGGATCTGGGCTACAAGAGCGGTCAGGAACTGGGAAGCGATCCGGAAGCAGCAGCTGAAGTAGTTGAAACAGTCGTCAATGCAGTTAAGATACCCGTTTTTGTAAAATTGACAGCTGAGGCAGTTGACCCCTTAATAGTTGCAAGAAAAGTTCAAGCGAAAGGCGCCAGCGGTCTCACAGTAATCAACCGTTTCCCGGCCTTGGAAATCGATATGGAAACTGGGCGACCAATCCTGCACTCGACTTTTGCCGGGGTCAACGGGCCATGGATGCGCCCGATAATGCTCAAGTGGGTAGCCAAAATAGCCCGTGAAATTGATATTCCTATTTCAGCAACGAATGGTATCTGGGAGTGGCAGGATGTGGTCAAGTCGATCATGGTTGGCGCCAGCACCGTTCAGACCTGCACGGCTCTCATGTATAGTCCCAGAGGTTATAAAAAGATAGGCGATTTTGTACAGGGACTGGAAAAATTCATGGATGCCAAAGGTTACCGTACGATTGCAGAAATGAGGGGCATCACTCTGGGCAAGATTCTCACCTGGGATAAGGTGGACAGGGAAACCAAAGCTGTTTCCATAGTTGATAAAGAGCGCTGCACTGGTTGTAAAATGTGCCAAAATTGGTGTTTTTACGGGGCAATTTCCTACGAGGGAGAAAACGGCAAGGTAAAAGCTAATATCAGTGATCGCTGTGACGGCTGTGGTCTGTGTGCATCGCTGTGCCCCAGGGATGCCATACACATGGAAGGACCGGTACCGGTATTTTTAGGGGATTTCAGCTAA
- a CDS encoding 4Fe-4S dicluster domain-containing protein gives MAQIKVDLKRCKSCGICIAFCPKNVYAVNKEGGPVIAQPELCSKCNLCVMRCPDFALELEV, from the coding sequence ATGGCTCAAATTAAGGTAGACCTGAAGCGCTGTAAGAGTTGTGGTATATGTATCGCCTTTTGCCCAAAAAATGTTTATGCCGTAAACAAAGAGGGTGGCCCTGTCATTGCGCAGCCGGAACTTTGTTCCAAGTGTAATTTATGTGTGATGAGATGCCCTGATTTCGCCCTCGAATTGGAGGTGTAG
- a CDS encoding 2-oxoacid:acceptor oxidoreductase subunit alpha, with translation MNGQESSKVFMQGNAAIAEGAVAAGARFYAGYPITPSSEVAELASQKMLETGGVYVQMEDELGSIAAVIGAALTGKKAFTATSGPGFSLMQENLGVAILGEVPCVVVNVQRSGPSTGLATKPAQADVMQACWGRHGDQLVIVLTPASVQECFDLTVTAFNLSEQFRVPVILLADEIVGHMREAITLPRPEELKVVNRKKPDCAAEKYLPFSPSSDGVPPLASFGSDYIFHITSSMHGESGYSQNDPANAGEKIKRLFSKIEDRLDEFVLYKHYYDLQEDLDLLIITFGCTTRPARAAAMRVGDKKIGVLQLITMWPFPDKIVAQAAAKTRAILVPELNLGQVIREVERVAGKQTPVYGLHKSNGEGFKPSEIIARIEEVTK, from the coding sequence ATGAATGGACAAGAAAGTTCAAAAGTATTTATGCAGGGAAACGCAGCCATCGCTGAAGGGGCTGTGGCAGCAGGTGCACGTTTTTATGCGGGTTATCCGATTACTCCATCCTCTGAAGTAGCTGAATTGGCATCTCAAAAAATGCTGGAAACCGGTGGGGTATATGTCCAAATGGAAGACGAACTGGGCAGTATAGCTGCAGTTATTGGCGCGGCTCTTACCGGTAAAAAAGCTTTTACTGCTACAAGCGGACCGGGCTTCTCATTAATGCAGGAAAACCTCGGGGTGGCTATACTGGGTGAGGTACCATGCGTTGTTGTCAATGTTCAGCGGTCCGGTCCCAGCACCGGGCTTGCTACCAAACCTGCGCAAGCTGATGTAATGCAGGCATGTTGGGGCCGTCATGGTGACCAGTTAGTCATCGTTTTGACACCTGCTTCAGTCCAGGAGTGCTTCGATCTGACGGTTACCGCATTTAACCTGTCGGAGCAATTTAGGGTGCCGGTTATCCTGCTGGCAGATGAAATAGTGGGTCACATGCGGGAAGCGATAACGTTGCCCAGACCGGAAGAGCTTAAAGTGGTTAATCGCAAAAAACCGGACTGTGCAGCGGAGAAATACCTGCCGTTTTCTCCGAGCAGTGACGGCGTCCCGCCGTTGGCCAGTTTCGGCAGTGACTATATTTTTCACATAACCAGTTCTATGCACGGGGAAAGTGGCTACAGCCAAAATGATCCTGCAAACGCAGGTGAAAAGATTAAACGTCTTTTTTCAAAAATTGAAGACCGTTTGGATGAGTTTGTTCTTTACAAACATTATTATGACCTGCAGGAAGACCTGGACCTTTTGATTATCACCTTCGGCTGTACCACCAGACCGGCTCGTGCGGCAGCTATGCGAGTTGGCGACAAAAAAATTGGGGTGCTGCAGCTTATTACCATGTGGCCTTTCCCCGATAAAATTGTTGCTCAAGCCGCTGCAAAGACACGTGCAATCCTGGTTCCGGAATTAAATCTTGGGCAGGTAATACGGGAGGTCGAGCGTGTGGCAGGTAAACAAACACCTGTCTACGGCCTTCATAAATCAAACGGGGAGGGCTTTAAACCCTCAGAAATTATCGCCCGTATTGAGGAGGTAACAAAATAG